The window TCGAAAGAGGGTGACCCTAATCAATACCGCAAATATTGGTTAGGGTATTTTTTATGCATAGATTACTTCCTTTTGTTTAAAAAAGTTTAAACATTCTTTCTCACATAGATCCAATAAATTAGATTTTATTCTATAAAAAGACATAAATCTTTCAATATTAAACATTTCAATACTACCGTAATCCTCTACATATATACTCAACAGGATATTAATAGCAATTTTGTTAGCTTCATGTTCTAATTTTGAATTGGCAATATAATTTGAACATAGAGCATTGAATTCCACATGTTCGGCCAAATGGTGTCCTATTTCATGAGCGGCTGCAAAATTAGCTTCAGGGCTACCTTGCAAAGCTTCGTTTAAGACTACAGCTTGTGCTTTAGGATAATAAAATCCTGCACGATCCATTTTTGAGAAAAATAACTCCAGATTATTATCTTCTAATATTTCTTT is drawn from Vagococcus xieshaowenii and contains these coding sequences:
- a CDS encoding ImmA/IrrE family metallo-endopeptidase, with the protein product MHKRLKEILEDNNLELFFSKMDRAGFYYPKAQAVVLNEALQGSPEANFAAAHEIGHHLAEHVEFNALCSNYIANSKLEHEANKIAINILLSIYVEDYGSIEMFNIERFMSFYRIKSNLLDLCEKECLNFFKQKEVIYA